One genomic segment of Cetobacterium somerae ATCC BAA-474 includes these proteins:
- a CDS encoding SAM-dependent methyltransferase, giving the protein MFIYTIVNIGSEKLLKEEVAIKYPELSFAYSRPGYITFKDNSETLNFNSKLNLVFARAYGISLGKVDKSNLENEIKKYSIDKIHKFSFVNDESSGEYANIGDTILDVLEVKEGEYWLGMRKAHKCSWLIPGANPNLVLPKSAPSRAYLKIAEALIWSNYNCGKNEIVLELGSAPGGASYAMVERGFRVYGVDNALMNEDLLKNPMFTHIKEPMQKVQDSDIPRPCHLLVSDVNVLPSLILGQLKRFMSIRPSIHTVYYTLKIGDKISVKEVLKHIDTFKTFGFTEVKATQLPSNKSEVLLYGKK; this is encoded by the coding sequence ATGTTTATTTATACAATTGTTAATATTGGAAGTGAAAAATTATTAAAAGAAGAGGTAGCTATTAAATATCCTGAATTAAGCTTTGCTTATTCTAGACCCGGTTATATAACTTTTAAAGATAATAGTGAAACTTTGAATTTCAACAGTAAGCTAAATTTAGTTTTTGCAAGAGCGTATGGAATATCTTTAGGAAAAGTTGATAAAAGCAACCTAGAAAATGAGATAAAAAAATATTCTATTGATAAAATTCATAAATTTTCTTTCGTAAATGATGAATCTTCAGGAGAATATGCAAATATTGGAGATACTATTTTAGATGTATTAGAAGTTAAAGAAGGTGAATATTGGTTAGGAATGAGAAAAGCTCACAAATGTTCTTGGCTTATTCCAGGTGCAAACCCTAATTTAGTCCTTCCTAAATCAGCTCCATCTAGAGCTTATTTAAAAATAGCTGAAGCTTTAATCTGGTCAAACTATAATTGTGGCAAAAATGAAATTGTTCTTGAATTAGGTTCAGCTCCTGGTGGAGCAAGTTATGCTATGGTAGAAAGAGGTTTCAGAGTTTATGGAGTAGATAATGCTCTTATGAATGAAGATCTTTTAAAAAATCCTATGTTTACTCATATAAAAGAACCTATGCAAAAAGTTCAGGATTCTGATATTCCTAGGCCATGTCATCTCCTAGTATCTGATGTTAATGTCTTACCATCACTTATTTTAGGTCAACTTAAAAGATTTATGTCTATAAGACCGAGCATTCATACAGTTTACTACACTCTAAAAATTGGAGATAAAATATCTGTAAAAGAAGTTTTAAAACATATTGATACATTTAAAACATTTGGATTTACTGAAGTAAAAGCAACTCAACTTCCAAGTAATAAATCTGAAGTTTTACTTTATGGTAAAAAATAA
- a CDS encoding ArsR/SmtB family transcription factor, with protein sequence MEKEIKILKALAHPLRLDIIKLLIINENLCVCKIQEAFNIGQSNLSQHLKILKDAKILNSKKDGGWVHYSLKNKKIIEIIDLLKEF encoded by the coding sequence ATGGAAAAAGAAATTAAAATTTTAAAAGCTTTAGCTCATCCCTTAAGACTTGATATCATAAAACTACTAATTATAAATGAAAATTTATGTGTTTGTAAAATACAAGAAGCATTTAATATTGGGCAGTCTAATTTATCTCAACACTTAAAAATTTTAAAAGATGCTAAGATTTTAAATTCAAAAAAAGATGGTGGTTGGGTTCATTATAGTTTAAAAAATAAAAAAATTATAGAAATTATAGATTTATTAAAAGAATTTTAA
- a CDS encoding 1-deoxy-D-xylulose-5-phosphate synthase has translation MELKILSNINSPVDLKNLTIGELNILAQEIRETLLEKISQTGGHFAPNLGIIEATIALHYVFNSPIDKFVFDVSHQTYPHKILTGRKDAFLNKDKYGTVTGFTNPHESDHDFFTIGHTSTSISLACGLAKGRDLLNGKENIVAIIGDGSLSGGEAYEGLNNAAVSGKNIIILVNDNNMSIAKNHGGLYKDLELLRETKGKSENNFFKSLGFEYHFVDDGNNIEKLIEALKKVKDIDHPVVVHMHTIKGKGYKDAVKHLEFYHYVSPFDLKNPKLMLEKKGESYSDISENFLIKKAKGDKSVVVITAATPGSVGLQKFREECKEQYIDVGIAEEHAIALVSGISKRGAKPVVEAVGTFLQRTYDQLSQDLAINNNPATIVVHHGGISNSSITHYGIFDIPLISNIPNIVYLAPTTKEEYLAMLEWSIEQRQYPVAIRVPNTAVISTGEEVEPKFDNLNKFLKVESGNQIAIIGLGDFFHLGKKVYDELKKIGINSTLINPRFITGIDEEMLYKLLEGHELVITLEDGVLDGGFGEKISRFYSDKDIKVLNFGAKKEFVESVPLKELYERYHLTEKLIIEDIMKIFK, from the coding sequence ATGGAACTAAAAATTTTATCTAATATCAATAGTCCAGTAGATTTAAAAAATCTTACTATTGGAGAATTAAATATCTTAGCGCAAGAGATAAGAGAAACTTTATTGGAAAAAATTAGCCAAACGGGAGGACATTTTGCACCAAATTTAGGTATAATTGAAGCAACTATTGCACTCCATTATGTTTTTAATTCTCCAATAGATAAATTTGTATTTGACGTTTCTCATCAAACTTATCCTCATAAGATATTAACTGGAAGAAAAGATGCATTTCTTAATAAAGATAAATATGGGACAGTAACGGGATTTACAAATCCCCATGAAAGTGATCATGATTTTTTTACAATTGGGCATACCTCTACTTCAATTAGTTTAGCTTGTGGTTTAGCAAAAGGTAGAGATTTATTAAATGGAAAAGAAAATATTGTGGCAATAATAGGTGATGGATCATTAAGTGGAGGAGAAGCTTATGAAGGATTAAATAATGCAGCAGTATCAGGCAAAAATATAATAATTTTAGTTAATGATAACAATATGTCCATTGCAAAAAATCATGGTGGTTTATATAAAGATTTAGAATTGTTACGTGAAACTAAAGGAAAATCTGAGAATAACTTTTTTAAATCTTTAGGATTTGAATATCATTTTGTAGATGATGGAAATAATATTGAAAAATTAATAGAAGCTCTAAAAAAAGTTAAAGATATTGATCATCCTGTTGTAGTTCATATGCATACTATAAAAGGAAAAGGATACAAAGACGCAGTTAAACATTTAGAATTTTATCATTATGTTTCTCCATTTGATTTAAAAAATCCAAAATTAATGTTAGAAAAGAAAGGAGAAAGTTACTCGGATATATCTGAAAATTTTTTAATAAAAAAAGCTAAAGGTGATAAAAGTGTAGTTGTAATAACGGCAGCAACACCAGGAAGTGTAGGATTACAAAAATTTAGAGAAGAGTGTAAAGAGCAGTATATAGATGTAGGAATAGCAGAGGAACATGCAATAGCATTAGTATCTGGAATATCTAAAAGAGGAGCAAAGCCAGTAGTAGAAGCCGTTGGAACTTTTCTTCAAAGAACCTATGATCAACTGTCTCAAGACTTAGCAATAAATAATAATCCGGCTACAATAGTTGTACATCATGGTGGAATTAGTAATTCGAGTATTACTCATTACGGAATATTTGATATTCCATTAATATCTAATATTCCAAATATTGTTTATTTAGCTCCTACTACAAAGGAAGAGTATTTAGCTATGTTAGAATGGTCAATAGAACAAAGACAGTATCCAGTAGCAATAAGAGTTCCAAATACAGCTGTAATATCCACAGGAGAAGAAGTAGAACCTAAGTTTGATAATCTTAATAAATTTTTAAAAGTTGAAAGTGGAAATCAAATAGCTATAATTGGTTTAGGCGATTTTTTTCATTTAGGAAAAAAAGTATATGATGAATTAAAAAAAATAGGAATAAATAGTACACTTATAAATCCTAGATTTATAACAGGAATAGATGAAGAGATGTTATATAAGCTTCTAGAAGGGCACGAGCTTGTAATAACTTTAGAAGATGGTGTTTTAGACGGTGGATTTGGCGAAAAAATTTCAAGATTTTATTCAGATAAAGATATAAAAGTTTTAAATTTTGGAGCAAAAAAAGAGTTTGTAGAAAGTGTTCCTTTAAAAGAACTTTATGAACGTTATCATTTGACAGAGAAATTAATTATTGAAGACATAATGAAAATATTTAAATAA